In a single window of the Silurus meridionalis isolate SWU-2019-XX chromosome 8, ASM1480568v1, whole genome shotgun sequence genome:
- the kcnk3b gene encoding potassium channel subfamily K member 3, producing MMKRQNVRTLALIICTLSYLLIGAGVFDALESKQEKSQRRKLDYRKSQLISRYNLSKNDFEQIEKVVLLLKPHKAGVQWKFAGSFYFAITVITTIGYGHAAPSTDAGKAFCMGYALLGIPLTLVMFQSLGERINTFVRLLLHKVKKCVGLRRPEVSMANMVTIGFFSCVGTLCIGAGAFSHYEGWSYFHAFYYCFITLTTIGFGDYVALQKDNALHNDPHYVAFSFVYILMGLTVIGAFLNLVVLRFMTMNAEDERRDAEQRALLSKDKQKDQPSRHTNLQTLQTQEPDAKRQGLKSVYAEVLHFQTVCSCLWYKSREKMVMLPQDLSFSDALMEQGNFFEPDSTGCVCNSQRCSAISTVSTDVRSISPFRLLSKRRSSV from the exons ATGATGAAGAGGCAGAACGTGCGCACGTTGGCTTTAATTATTTGCACCCTGTCCTATTTGTTAATTGGAGCGGGAGTCTTCGACGCACTGGAGTCAAAGCAAGAAAAAAGCCAGCGGAGAAAGCTGGACTACCGCAAGTCTCAGCTGATAAGCAGGTACAATCTGTCCAAAAACGACTTTGAGCAGATAGAGAAAGTGGTCTTGCTTTTGAAGCCACACAAAGCCGGAGTGCAGTGGAAGTTCGCGGGCTCTTTTTACTTCGCTATCACTGTGATAACGACTATAG GTTATGGCCATGCTGCCCCCAGCACAGATGCAGGGAAAGCATTCTGCATGGGCTATGCGCTTTTGGGTATCCCACTCACTCTGGTGATGTTCCAGAGCCTGGGAGAACGCATTAACACCTTTGTTCGTTTGCTGCTGCACAAAGTCAAGAAATGTGTGGGTCTGCGACGACCGGAGGTCTCCATGGCCAACATGGTGACGATTGGCTTCTTCTCTTGTGTTGGCACCCTTTGCATTGGTGCAGGTGCCTTCTCACATTATGAAGGCTGGAGCTACTTCCACGCCTTCTACTACTGCTTCATCACTTTGACAACCATCGGTTTTGGGGATTATGTGGCCTTGCAGAAGGACAATGCGCTCCACAACGACCCCCATTACGTGGCCTTTAGCTTTGTCTACATTCTGATGGGCCTGACCGTGATTGGTGCCTTCCTCAACCTGGTGGTGCTGCGTTTTATGACCATGAATGCAGAAGATGAGAGGAGGGATGCAGAACAACGGGCTTTGCTCTCCAAAGACAAGCAGAAAGATCAGCCTTCTCGCCACACCAACCTCCAAACCTTACAAACACAGGAGCCGGATGCCAAGAGGCAAGGACTGAAGAGCGTCTATGCCGAGGTACTTCACTTTCAGACTGTCTGCTCCTGCTTATGGTATAAAAGCAGGGAGAAGATGGTGATGCTTCCGCAAGACCTCTCCTTCAGTGATGCACTCATGGAGCAGGGTAACTTCTTTGAGCCAGACTCTACAGGCTGTGTGTGTAACTCGCAGCGCTGCTCAGCCATTAGCACTGTGTCCACTGATGTGAGGAGCATCTCCCCCTTCAGACTGCTCTCCAAGAGACGCAgctctgtataa